The following are encoded in a window of Carettochelys insculpta isolate YL-2023 chromosome 30, ASM3395843v1, whole genome shotgun sequence genomic DNA:
- the LOC142003600 gene encoding cell adhesion molecule CEACAM7-like: MGRVPPTPSGPWAGLLLAASVLVSRLQPAPAQTSGTIVLTPPSPAVGGTVSLALQDPPQDFTICNWYRSAIADQNTQILVYFPQTPVQNNGPAHTGRETAGPGCSLHIAGLRLSDTGNYTVYFQGPNLSVTSTAVLRVFGAPTPPGASSGLSAGAIAGIVIGSLAGVALVGVGASFFYCRCREDPPQENGAPVLVYENMPPTARMEPEAPCRSPPDPSPTYQTLQPRQPDVYEELKK; encoded by the exons ATGGGGCGCGTCCCCCCCACACCGAGCGGCCCGTGGGCGGGGCTCCTGCTGGCAG CCTCCGTCCTGGtctcccgcctccagccggccccGGCCCAGACCTCGGGGACCATCGTCCTCACCCCGCCCAGCCCCGCGGTGGGAGGGAccgtcagcctggccctgcaGGACCCGCCACAGGACTTTACGATCTGCAACTGGTACCGATCCGCGATCGCCGACCAGAACACACAGATCCTCGTGTACTTCCCACAAACCCCCGTTCAGAACAACGGCCCGGCCCACACGGGGCGGGAGACCGCGGGCCCGGGCTGCTCCCTGCACATCGCGGGGTTAAGGCTCAGCGACACCGGGAACTACACGGTGTATTTCCAGGGCCCAAATCTCAGTGTCACCTCCACGGCGGTTCTGCGGGTCTTTG GGGCTCCTACTCCCCCAGGGGCCAGTTCGGGTCTCTCTGCCGGGGCCATCGCTGGGATTGTCATCGGGTCACTGGCGGGGGTGGCGCTGGTGGGAGTCGGGGCCTCCTTCTTCT ATTGTCGCTGCCGCGAGGACCCCCCCCAGGAGAACGGGGCGCCCGTCCTGGTGTACGAGAACATGCCTCCCACAGCCAGGATGGAGCCAGAG GCCCCGTGCAGAAGcccccctgaccccagccccacgtACCAG ACGCTGCAACCCCGACAGCCGGACGTGTACGAGGAGCTGAAGAAGTGA